The window ATCTTGGCTTCGTCGAGCGAGGCGAGGCCGGTGGCTTTCAGAAAGCCCTGGATCGCCGCCTCCGCGCCGCCGACGCGCGGGCCCTTGCGCTCCTGCTTGAGGTCGGATTGGCGTGCGGGAATCCCGTGCACCGTCAGCGTCAGCCGCCGCGGCGTCGCAAAAGCCTTTGCGCCTTCATAGACCAGGCCTTCGGCGACGAGCTTATCGGTCACCATGCGGCGCAGGTCTTCCGCCGCCTTCGCCTGCATCCGCGCGGGAATTTCTTCGGAGAACAGTTCGAGCAGGAGATCGGGCATTACAGGCTCTCCCCGCGCAGGGAGGGTGAAGAATTCGCACCTCCCGCTTCTGTCCTCATCCACGCTTCGCCGCAGGCCTTGGCGAGGTCGCGGACGCGGCCGATGTAGCTCTGCCGTTCGGTGACCGAGATCACACCGCGGGCGTCGAGCAGGTTGAAGACGTGGCTGGCCTTGATGCACTGGTCATAGGCCGGCAGCGCCATCAGGTGCGCCTCGCGCTTATTGTCTTTCCAGCCGGCGTCGAGATATTTCCTGCAGGCCTCTTCCGCCATCGTGAACTGCTTGAACAGCATGTCGGCGTCGGAGTGCTCGAAATTGTGCCGCGAATATTCCTGCTCGGCCTGCAGGAAGACGTCGCCATAGGTCACCTTCTCGGCGCCTTCGCGGCCGTTGAAGTTGAGATCGTAGACGCGGTCGACGCCCTGCACATACATGGCGAGGCGCTCGAGGCCGTAAGTGAGTTCGCCGGCGACCGGCGAACATTCGACGCCCGCGACCTGCTGAAAGTAGGTGAACTGGCTGACTTCCATGCCGTCGCACCAGCATTCCCAGCCGAGCCCCCAGGCGCCCAAAGTCGGGCTCTCCCAGTCGTCCTCGACGAAGCGCACGTCATGCAGGCTTGAATCGATACCGATCGCTGCCAGCGACTTCAGATACAGATCCTGAAGGTCCGGCGGCGACGGTTTGATGATCACCTGAAACTGATAATAATGCTGCAGCCGGTTCGGGTTCTGGCCATAGCGGCCATCCTTCGGCCGCCGCGACGGCTGCACATAGGCCGCTTTCCACGGCTTCGGCCCGAGCGCGCGCAGTGTGGTTGCCGGATGAAACGTGCCCGCGCCCATCTCCATGTCATAGGGCTGCAGGATCACGCAGCCCTGATCGGCCCAGAAGCGCTGGAGAGCGAGGATAAAGCCCTGGAACGAACGTTCCGGGCGCATGTGCGGAGGCAAGGAGTCTGCAGTCACGTTCTGGGTCGCAATCTGGGATTCGGGGGATCAGGGGCGCGCGGGACCGTATCGGCGGGGCCCCGGGGAATCAAGGCAATGCGGGTCCGCGCCGGGCGATAGTCCGGCTTGCGGTAACCCGGCGCTAACCATGGCACGCGAGGCGCTGCGCCGGTCCGTGCAACGTTAGGATTTGCGTTTTATCACGACTGGATAAGACCACGATCTCCAAATCTGGACCTCCAAATCTGGAATGCCAAAGTTTGCTCGCCGGTTTCAAGGATGGTGCCCCATCCTGAGGCCGGCGCAAACATTCGGGCGGTCTTTTGGTTCAGGAAGCCGGTCAGCCCGGGCGGTACGCCCCGGTGGCGGGATCCCGCCGCAGCGTGCGTATTTCGGCGGAGTCGGCCCGCTCGGTGACCCGCGCCAGACGCGCCTCTTCCAGTTCCTGATTGATCCGTTTCGCGGTCCGGTAGGCCCAGCGGACGATGGCGGCGCTCCCGAGAGCGCCTGCAAGTGCAACCAGCGGCGGCATTGCTCGATCCTTGTCGGTCATAACTAACCCCCTGCCGCCAGTGTCGCGCAAGCCAAGGCGTCCCGCAATCGGCTTTTGCGGGACCAAATGGCGCGGCTGCCAACCCCTCAAAAGCCGTATTTGGCCCAGATCGCCCGGGTTTCCAGCGCCGAAATCAGCTGCTCCGGCAGGCCGGACAAGCCGTCCGTTGAGATTTGCGTCCCCGCACCGGCGGATTTGCGGCCGAGCAGGCTCGAAATCATGCCGGTCGGCGGCGAAATCACCGGAGTCAGCACCTTGTCGCCATAGCGGCCGCGCAGCACGGTGCGGAGATCGCCGATGGCATCGCTGAGGCCGAGCGCGACAGAGGTCTCGCCGGCCCAGTATTCCCCGGAGAACAGCACGTCCTCGGCACCTTTCAGCTTGGCGCCGCGGCTGCCCTTCACCAGGCCGATGAAGATGGCGTGGATCTCCCGTTGCAGGGCTTTGACCCGCGCCACATCCTCGGGGTTTTCCGGCAGGAACGGGTCCAGCATCGCCTTGTGCACGCCGGCGGTATAGAGCCGCCGCTCGACGCCGATCTTCTTGATCAGCTCCTGGAATCCGAACGTGCCGCCGACCACACCGATCGAGCCGACAATCGAGGACGGATCGACGAAAATCTCGTCGCCGGCGCAGGCGATCATGTAGCCGCCGGATGCCGCGACGTCCTCGACGAACACCAGCACCGGCAGCTTCTTCTCGGCGGCGAGTTGCCTGATCCGCAGATAGATCTGGCGCGACTGCACCGGCGAGCCGCCCGGCGAATTGATCACGAGCGCCACCGCCTTGGCGTTCTTGGTGGCGAAGGCGCGCTCCAGCACCTTGGCGACACCAGCCAGCGACATCCCCGGCCGCAGCGGCGTCACTGCGCCGATCACGCCGGACAGCCGCACCACCGGCACCACCGCAGCGCTTCGCCGAAACCGCGTCGGGATCAGCTCCGTCAATGTCGTCATCAGACTGGATTCGCTCATGCAAATTTCCTCAAAATTAACCGTATTTTATCACGTGGGTGTCATTGAACCCGGAGACGCTTCTGGCGTTGCGACCATAACAAGATCGAACGCTACAGCGGGAGAAGACATGAAGATCTATCTGCTGATGCTGATTATGGGCACCCTTCTGACGGCGATTCATTTTACGTCTGCGCCGCAGAAGCGCTCCGAAACGCTCCCCCAATAAACTGCGCCGATCGATCAGAGCGACGCCCAAGGCAGCGCGGCTTGTCCCGACAGCACTTGCTGTATGTAGGGATCGGGCGCCCCCGCCGCATCCCGAAGCGTCAGGCCTGCGCAAATCGCCGCAGGCGCCCGGCCGCCCTTCACCGCACGCACCAGAATCCGGATCGCAGGCTGTGCCGGATCGCCATACACCGGCACGATCGCCAGGCTGCCGAAGCCGCGATCCAGCGCCGCCAGCACCTCCGAAATTCCGTCGGCCCGCCAGATCAACGTCAGCACGCCGCCGGATTTCAGCAGCCGCCGCGCGGCATGAATCCAGCTCTCCAGTGTCGCCGCTGTTGCCACATGAGCGACCTCGCGAACCTTGTCTGGCGAGGCACGGTGCCGGACGGGATCGTTGAACGGGGGGTTCATCAACACGGCGTCGACGCTGTCCGGCGGCAGCCCCGTCGCGACGAAGGCTTCCGCGGCAGAAGCGATATCCATCACGACGACATCGGCCTGCAGGTCATTCGCGGCGGCATTGTCGCGCGCCAGCCCTGCCAGCTGCGGATCGATCTCGACCAGCACCAGCGAAATACCGGCAACGCGCCGGGCGACCGCCAGCCCCGCCGTGCCGACGCCGGACCCAAAATCTACCACCCTGTCGCCTGATTGCGCCGACGTCGCTGCCGCGAGCAATATCGCATCGTGCCCGGCGCGGTGACCGGATGTTGGTTGCCGCAGCCGCAATTGCCCGCCAAGGAAGGCGTCGTCGGTGGTCTCGATCGCCTCAGTCATTGGCCCGCAGCTCATGGGCGAGGCCGGCGTCGGTCAGCACCTGCCGCGCTTCGGCGTTGTCGTCCTCATGCACCAGAATCCGGCGCGGAAGCACGCCCAGCGAGCCTTCAATGATGCTCATGTTCTGGTCCAGCACCAGGTGATGGATGTTGGCGCCGTCGAGCAATGCTCCCACCGCCGACACCAGCACCACATCGTTGGTCCGCAGCAATTCGCGCACTTAAGGCCGCTCCTGTGTCTGTTGCCGGGCTTATCATTGGAGGGAGTCAACGATCTGACGCCCTTGCCGCGTCCGCCGGCAGTTTCTATTGTGCGGCCCAAGACAATTCATGGGTCAGTTCAGCAGATGGGGGCATCTGTTTTCAACGTGAATTCGCCCTATCTGGACATAAGCGCATCCTCGTGCGGACCGGTTCGTGGTCCCCTGAAGACGCTCTCGCAATCGGAGACTTAAGCGTGGCGGTGATTGTTCCCTTCGAGAGCCACTCGACAGCATCGATAGATCAACTGGTGGGCCTTGTCGCGGCCGATATGGAGCGCGTCAACGCGACCATCCTGTCGCGCACCGGCTCGGAAGTCACCATGATCCCGGAGGTCGCCAACCACCTGATCTCGTCGGGCGGCAAGCGGCTGCGGCCAATGCTGACGCTGGCAATGGCGAACCTCACCGGCTACAGCGGCGAAGGCCATATCAAGCTCGCCGCCTCCGTCGAATTCATGCATACCGCCACCCTGCTGCATGACGACGTGGTCGATCAGAGCGAATTGCGCCGCGGCAAATTGTCCGCGCGGATGTTGTGGGGCAACGAGGCCAGCGTGCTGGTCGGCGACTTCCTGCTCGGCCAGGCATTCCGGATGATGGTCGAGGTCGGCTCGCTGCGCGCGCTCGACATCCTGTCGTCGGCCGCCGCCACCATCGCCGAGGGCGAGGTGATGCAGCTCGCCGCCGCTAAAAATACCGCCACCACCGAAGACGAATATCTCGCCGTGATCCGCGGCAAGACCGCCGAGCTGTTCGCCGCCGCCTGCGAGGTCGGCCCGGTGATCGCCAACCGCCCGAAGGCCGAACAGACCGCCTGCCGCTCGGTGGGCATGAATCTCGGCATCGCCTTCCAGCTGGTCGATGACGTGCTCGACTACGGCGGCAAGGCCGCCAAGCTCGGCAAGAATGTCGGCGACGATTTCCGCGAGGGCAAGATCACACTGCCGGTGGTGCTGGCGTTCCGCCGCGGCAATGACGCCGAGCGCGCGTTCTGGATCAAGGCGCTGGAGCGCGGCGAGATCGAGGACGGCGATCTCGATCACGCCATCGGCCTGATGACCAAGCACCGCGCGCTGGAAGACACCATCAACCGCGCCCAGCATTACGGCGCCATGGCCGTCGATGCGCTGGCGCTGTTTCCGTCGTCACCGATGAAGACCGCGCTCGAACAGGTCGTGGCGTTCTGCCTGGCAAGGTCGCACTAACAGCGCAAACAACTTCATTCCCGCGACGCCTTGGCGCCCGGGGTATGCTGCATTCCCCGCCCTCATGAAGAGGGCTGTGCGGAACGCGCGGGTGCCCGATGCACCCCATGGCCCGTGCGCAAATGGGGTAGAACAAGCGCGCCCGGGTGAATTTTTTCTTCCCGACCCCACGCCTGTCATTCCCAGGCGCGCCAATTGGCGCGCCTGGGGGCGAGAGCAGCGCCAGCTGCGAGCGCGTCCGGAATGACAAAAGGAGAGTGCGGGGGAATGACAATTAGAGACTGTGTCGTCGCACGAATCCCGGATTGCGCTGCGCCGCGTCCGGGACATGAGGGACATCGCGTCGCAGGGAGGGGCGCTAGCTCAACGCGCCCGCATGCACCCACCACAGCGGATGCGCGAGCTGGATCGTCTGCGCGGCGCGTCGGGCGTCGGCGTCATTGGCAAAGATCGCGAAGCAGGTTGCACCGGAGCCGGACATCCGCGCCAGCCGCGTGCCGGCGGCGTCGCGTAGCGCGGACAGCACCTCGCCGATCACCGGCTCGACCTTCAGCGCCGGCGCTTCCAGATCATTGGTGCCGGCGGCGAGTGCGACGACCCAGTCGTTGATGGAGGCTCCGTTACCAGGCCACCGCGGCGCCTTCAGCACGTCGGTGACGCCAACGCGGAGTTCGCCGCTCTTCAGGCCCAATTCCTTGAACACATCCTTGGTCGCTACCGGCACCCGCGGATTGACCATCACGCAAGGCAGCCGCGGCAGGCTGAGCGGCATCAGGCTTTCGCCGATGCCGGTCATGACGCAAGCCTGTGAGGCCAGACACACCGGGACGTCGGCGCCTGTCAGGCGGGCGACTTCGATCAGGCGGGCATCGTCAAGAGCGAGATGGTTGGCGCGCGCCAGCAGGCGCAATGCCGCGGCAGCATCGGCGGAGCCGCCGCCGATTCCCGCCGCCACCGGCAACTGCTTGTCGAGCGCAAAGCTGCCGAATGTAAGAGCTTCGACCCGCTCGCCGAGCAGGCGCGCGGCCTTGATGACGAGGTTGTCGTCGGTGTCGCCGCATTCCTGCGCGCGCGGCCCCGTGGTCGTCAAGGCAAGCCCGACGCCAGCATCTAGCGTCAGGCGGTCCGCGCAATCGGCGAACGCCACGACACTTTCGAGATCGTGATAGCCATCGACACGGCGGCCAACCACCCGAAGGGTCAGATTGACCTTGGCCCGTGCGTCTTCCCCCAGCGCCGACATCGGCGAACCCTGCCCTTTCGATCAGCCGCCCTCAGCCGCCCTTGCCGTCTTCTTTTTTCTTGTCCGCCGAGGCGGCAGAAGAGGAGGCATCATCCGCCAAGCCGTTTTCGATCTTGGCTTCGATCTTCGGCAGCTCTTCCGCTTCCGGCTTCAGGTCGCGGGCATGCGCCCACTGGAATTTTGCTTCCAGCGTGCGGCCGACGCGCCAATAGGCATCGCCGAGATGGTCGTTGATGGTGGGATCTTCCGGCTTCAGATCGATGGCGCGCTCCAGCGTCTTCACCGCGTCCTCGTAGTTGCCGATGCGGAAATATGCCCAGCCCAGCGAATCGACGATGTAGCCGTCGTCCGGGCGCTGATCGACGGCGCGCTTGATCATCTTCATGGCGTCGTCGAGATTGATGCCTTGGTCGATCCAGGAATAGCCGAGATAGTTCAGCACATGCGGCTGCTCGGGCTGCAGTTCGAGCGCCTTGCGCATGTCGGTCTCCGCCTTGGCCCACTGCTTGGAGCGCTCCTGGCAGATGCCGCGGAAGTAGAAATACACCCAGTTCGGCTTGTCGGACTGGGCGGCCAGCACGTCGATGCCCTGGGTGTAGGTCTGCGCGCAGTCGGCGAATTTCTTGCGGCCGCGCTCGATGTTACCGAGCGCCATGATGGCTTCGAGATCCTTCGGATCTTCCTTCACCACGCCCCTGAGGATCGTGATCGCCTCGTCGCTGCGGTCGGCGGCGTCGAGATCGGTGGCCTGCTGGATCTGCGCATTGCGCTTCAGCGCCGAATTGGCCGGCACGCGCTCATAGACCTTGATCGCCATCTGCGGCTTCTTCACCGACTCGTAGAGATCGGCGAGCGACAGCAGCGCCAGCGAATGGTTGGGCGCGAGATACAGCGACAGCTGCAGATAGACCAGCGCAAGGTCTTCGCCGCCGCGGCGAGTCAGCGAAGCACCGATGCCGTACAGCGCTTCGGCGGCACCGGTCTGCGGGCTATCCACCAGCGGCGTCAGCTTCTTGCCGGCCTGGGTCTCGCGGATACCTTCCAGCACCAGCGGATGACGCGCCAGCTTCTTGTTGAAATTCTCGTAGACGGCCAGCGCCGCTGCGTCGTCCTTGTTGCGCGACAGCCAGCGCGCATAGGCGTCGGCGACGCGCAGCGCGGAATCATCGAGCTTGTAGGCGCGCTCGAAGCGCGCGCCGGCGTCCTTCTGCTTGCCGGCGAGATCGAGCAGCATGCCGGCATGGAGATCCTTGAAGATCGGATACCATTCCGGTCCGGCCAGCTTGTCGATGTTGGAAATCGCCGTCTTGCTGTCGCCGGCGCCGTAGCTGGCCCAGCCCGACAGCAGTGTTGCGACCAGATCGGTGATCGGTCCGCGGACCGACTGATTGATGTTCTGCTGCGCGGCGGCGTATTTCTTCAGCTTGAGATCACGGACGCCGACCACGAGGCGCGCCACGCGGTTGGATTTGTCGATCAGCAGGATGCGATCGGCCAGCTTCACGGCCTCATCGATATCGCCGTCGGCGAGCGAGGAGATGAAGGCGCGGTCCAGCAGTTCGTTGTTCTTCGGATCGGTGCGCAACGCCGAGCGGTAAAACGCCGCAGCTGAGGTGGCGTCGCGTTCAACGCTGGCGTGGCGCGCGGCGAGGTAGCTGCCGGCGGTGGTCAGTGATTTCAGATCGCGGCTGCTGGGAAACTGCGCCGAACTGTCGGCGGTATGGTCGGGGGTCTGCGCGAGAAGCTGGCCCGGCATCGCAATCACCGCGAAAGCGGCGGCGGCGAGCGTCAAGCGATTGAAACGAATGGAAAACATAGCGTTCGCCTAGCTCCAGGATTTACGGGCAAGATTTCGAGACAAGCTCGGATGTGCAACCGATCCGGCAGCATCACGCCGTATGACAATGCCGCGTTTGGCGTTCAATCGCAAGGATCGGGGGCGCGGACCGGATCAGTAGCTCCATGGCGGACCCAGCCGCGATTTGCGCCAGCAACCCTGAAAACGCTTTCACTGTGGCGGTATCGTGACGTCACGCGCGCCCGGAGCGCGCGGCCGCTCACGCAATCGTGGTTACATCGCCTCGTAGTTCGGCCCGCCGCCGCCTTCCGGCGGAACCCAGGTGATATTGCCGTTGGGGTCCTTCACGTCGCAGGTTTTGCAGTGGACGCAATTCTGCGCGTTGATCTGGAAGCGCGGCCCGGCGGTTTCCTCGACCCATTCATAGACGCCCGCCGGGCAATAGCGATTCGAGGGGCCGGCATAGACGTCGAGCTCCGACGTCTTCTGCAGGTTCATGTCGGCGACCTTGAGATGGATCGGCTGATCCTCCTCGTGATTGGTATTGGAGAGGAACACCGACGACAGACGGTCGAACGTCAGCTTGCCGTCCGGCTTCGGATAGACGATCGGCTGATAGTCCTTCGCCGGCTTCAGCGTCTTGCGATCCGGCTTGGCGTGCTTGAGCGTGCCGAACAGCGAAAAGCCGAACGTGTTGCACCACATGTCGAAACCGCCCAGCGCATTGCCGAGCAGCGTGCCGAATTTCGACCACAGCGGCTTGGCGTTGCGGACCGGAAACAGGTCCTTGCCGATCGAGGACGACCGCCAGCCGTTTTCGTAATCGACCAGTTCATCATTGGCGCGGCCGGCCTGCAGCGCGGCGTTGACGTGCTCGGCGGCCTGCATGCCGCTGGCCATGGCATTGTGGACGCCCTTGATGCGCGGCACGTTGACGAAGCCCGCCGCGCAGCCGATCAGCGCACCGCCGGGGAAGGTCAGGCGCGGCACCGACTGATAGCCGCCTTCGGTGATCGCCCGCGATCCATAGGCCAGACGCTTCGCGCCGGCGAAGGTGTCGCGGATCCTGGGGTGGGTCTTGAAGCGCTGGAATTCCTCGAACGGATAGAGATACGGATTTTCGTAATTCAGGTGCAGGACAAAGCCGACGGCCACCAGATTATCGTCGTAGTGATACAGGAACGAGCCGCCGCCGGTGTCGTTGTCGAGCGGCCAGCCGAACGAGTGCTGCACCGTGCCCTTCTTGTGCTTGGCCGGATCAATCTGCCAGATTTCCTTGAGCCCGATGCCGAACTTGCCCGGTTCGCAATCCTTGTCGAGCGCGAACTTGGCGATCAGCTGCTTGGTCAGACTGCCGCGCGCGCCTTCGGCGAACAGCGTGTACTTGCCGAGCAGCTCCATGCCGCGCGTGAACGAATCCTTCGGCTTGCCGTCGCGCCCGATGCCCATGTCGCCAGTGGCGATGCCGCGCACCGCGCCGTTCTCGTCGTAGAGCGTTTCGGCCGCGGCGAAGCCCGGATAGATCTCGACGCCGAGCGCCTCGGCCTTGGCGCCGAGCCAGCGGCACACCATGCCGAGCGAGGTGATGTAGCAGTGATGGTTATTCATCAGCGGCGGCATCAGGAAGTTCGGCAGCCGGAAGCCGCCGGTCTTCGTCAGCAGGTAGAACTGATCGTCCTTGACCTGGGTCTTCAGCGGGCAATCGGCGTCGTCGCGCCAGTCCGGGATCAATTTGTCGAGCGACACCGGATCGATCACCGCACCGGATAAGATGTGCGCGCCGACTTCAGAGCCCTTTTCGACCACCACGATCGACAGCTCCGCGTTGAGCTGCTTCAGCCGGATCGCGGCGGCCAGGCCGGACGGGCCGGCGCCGACGATGACGACATCGAATTCCATGGACTCGCGCAGCGGCAGTTCTTCAGTGCTCATAATTATGATCTCAGACCCGTTTCCAACCCGATCAGAACGCTTCTAAGGGCTGTTGTTTCCGATTTTTGCGGCAAGAACAACCACCGAAATGCTGCCGCGGACGTTTCGCTGCAGCGCGATCCGGTCTAGATTGGCGCCATGCCCATGATATCCCGCCATGACGCCTGAGCCCGCGCCCACCGTCGCCCAATTGCTGGCCTTTTATCGCGAGGCCGGAGTCGATTGCGCCCTGATGGACGAGCCGGTCAACCGGCTCTCCGACATGGATGCCGCACCGGTCCGGGAGCCGACCGAGGCCGCGCCGAAGCGGCCGATTTTGGCCTCGATGCAGCCGAACGTCCCGGCGCGGCCGATGCCCGCAGCAAAGGTCGAGCTCGCGCCGGACGTGGCGATCAATGCCGCCCGGGAAGCCGCGCGCACGGCGCCGTCGCTGGAGGTGCTGCGCAGCCTGCTGGAGGGCTTCGACGGCTGCGCGCTGAAATCCACCGCGACGCGGCTGGTGTTCGCCGACGGCAATCCGCAGGCGCGCATCATGTTCGTCGGCGAGGCACCGGGCCGTGACGAGGATATCGAGGGCCTGCCGTTCGTCGGCCGCTCCGGCAAGCTGCTCGACCGGATGATGGCGGCGATCGGGCTCAACCGCACAAGCGCCTACATCGCCAATGTGATTCCGTGGCGGCCGCCGGGCAACCGCACGCCGACGCCGCAGGAGACCCAGATCTGCCTGCCGTTCATCCAGCGCCAGATCGAACTGGTCAATCCGGACATCCTGGTCACGCTCGGCAATCCTTCCACCCAGACGCTGCTGCAGACCCGCGATGGCATCATGAAGTCGCGGGGACGCTGGGTCGATTACGACACCGGCACCCGGAAGATCCGCGCCATTGCCAGCTTCCATCCGGCCTATCTGCTGCGCTCGCCCTCCTACAAGCGGATGGCGTGGCTGGATCTGCGGTCGATTGCAAAGGCGCTAGAAGCGTTGCCCGCTCGTAATCCGTAGCAATTGCTGAACCTCATCCTGAGGAGCGCGCACTTGCGCGCGTCTCCAGCAAATGGCGACGCCATTCGCCGGGGATGAGGCGTGTTCATCCTCATGGTGAGACGGCGCAAGCCAGCGGCGCAATTGCGCCGCATGGCCTCCTCACCATGAGGAAGGCTACGGCGCCTTCGGCCGCACGATGGCCCAGCCGATCCGCAATAGTGGTTGCCGGCCGTTGACGGGGCGTTCGAAGGCGCGCGGTACTTCCGGCACAAGGCCGGGAAAGCGTTTGGCGATATCGTCCGGCGGCGTGCCGACCGTGTCCGCTGCGCGCCACACCACGACGCCGCCGGTCTCCGCGAATTTCGCTGGCGTGATCCACGGCGTCCGCGCTGGCGCGGCATCGAGCAGCACGTGTGGCCGCGATGCGCTCATGCCGATCAGCGACGCCAGTTGCGCATCGCCGGCTACGGCCTGCAGCGGCTGGTTGGTGCGGCGCTCAAAGCTGTCGCCGAAGAAACGGCCGATGTCACGCGCAGGCAGCGAGGTCGGATCCTCGGCGCCGCCGGTCCACGGCAGGATCAGCAGGCTCGCCAATGCCGCCAGCGCCGGCGCGGCGATGGCAAAGGCCCAGACCTTGCGCAGCAATCGCTGGCGCCGCAGCAGCACCAGATCGCCTGACGCGACCACCACCGCTAGACCCGACATGACAAGCGCAATGCCGGCGCCGCCGACCACGCGATCGAGGCCGTACAAGGCGGCGAACAGGCTTCCGAGAAGGCCGGGCGCAATCGCGAAAAAGTAGACGTACTCCCGCGCCAGCGGATCGACCGGCGGGCGGAAGATGATCGGCGCTTCCTCCGGCTTGCGCACCAGCCGGCCCCAGTTCATCGCGGTCAGCACGATGACCCCCGCCATCGCCGCCAGCAGCCAGCCCAGCAAGACACCCCATTGCTGCGCCTTGCCGGCGAGATCATCGAGCAGGGGCAGCGCCGGCAACACGGTAGCGTCGGCGCGGATCACCCAGATCAGATAGGGCAGCGTCAGTACCAGAATCACCAGCAAGGCATAGAGCGGATCGAACGACATCAGATTGCGGCGGCCGCGCGCGGTGGCGAGACCGAAGGCGACCGGCAGCAGCAACAGCCAGAGTGCCGTCGAGGTTGTCAGCAACAACAGGCCGGCCTCGATCGACAGCGCGAACCAGGCGTTGCGACGGCCCTGCCCGATCACCAGCCAGGCGTGCAGCAGCAGCATCGCCCATAGCGGCCGTGCCAGCACCAGCGGCCCGAATTCGACGCCGGGCGAACTGAAAGCGGTGACCGTCAGCGTCAGCAGCACCGCGATCACCGCCTGCGGACCGCCGACGATGTTACGGGCC is drawn from Nitrobacteraceae bacterium AZCC 2146 and contains these coding sequences:
- a CDS encoding glycyl-tRNA synthetase alpha chain (product_source=KO:K01878; cath_funfam=1.20.58.180,3.30.930.10; cog=COG0752; ko=KO:K01878; pfam=PF02091; superfamily=55681; tigrfam=TIGR00388), coding for MTADSLPPHMRPERSFQGFILALQRFWADQGCVILQPYDMEMGAGTFHPATTLRALGPKPWKAAYVQPSRRPKDGRYGQNPNRLQHYYQFQVIIKPSPPDLQDLYLKSLAAIGIDSSLHDVRFVEDDWESPTLGAWGLGWECWCDGMEVSQFTYFQQVAGVECSPVAGELTYGLERLAMYVQGVDRVYDLNFNGREGAEKVTYGDVFLQAEQEYSRHNFEHSDADMLFKQFTMAEEACRKYLDAGWKDNKREAHLMALPAYDQCIKASHVFNLLDARGVISVTERQSYIGRVRDLAKACGEAWMRTEAGGANSSPSLRGESL
- a CDS encoding hypothetical protein (product_source=Hypo-rule applied; transmembrane_helix_parts=Outside_1_9,TMhelix_10_28,Inside_29_70), with amino-acid sequence MTDKDRAMPPLVALAGALGSAAIVRWAYRTAKRINQELEEARLARVTERADSAEIRTLRRDPATGAYRPG
- a CDS encoding signal peptide peptidase SppA (product_source=TIGR00706; cath_funfam=3.90.226.10; cog=COG0616; pfam=PF01343; superfamily=52096; tigrfam=TIGR00706), whose product is MSESSLMTTLTELIPTRFRRSAAVVPVVRLSGVIGAVTPLRPGMSLAGVAKVLERAFATKNAKAVALVINSPGGSPVQSRQIYLRIRQLAAEKKLPVLVFVEDVAASGGYMIACAGDEIFVDPSSIVGSIGVVGGTFGFQELIKKIGVERRLYTAGVHKAMLDPFLPENPEDVARVKALQREIHAIFIGLVKGSRGAKLKGAEDVLFSGEYWAGETSVALGLSDAIGDLRTVLRGRYGDKVLTPVISPPTGMISSLLGRKSAGAGTQISTDGLSGLPEQLISALETRAIWAKYGF
- a CDS encoding hypothetical protein (product_source=Hypo-rule applied), which codes for MKIYLLMLIMGTLLTAIHFTSAPQKRSETLPQ
- a CDS encoding tRNA1(Val) A37 N6-methylase TrmN6 (product_source=COG4123; cath_funfam=3.40.50.150; cog=COG4123; pfam=PF05175; superfamily=53335), whose translation is MTEAIETTDDAFLGGQLRLRQPTSGHRAGHDAILLAAATSAQSGDRVVDFGSGVGTAGLAVARRVAGISLVLVEIDPQLAGLARDNAAANDLQADVVVMDIASAAEAFVATGLPPDSVDAVLMNPPFNDPVRHRASPDKVREVAHVATAATLESWIHAARRLLKSGGVLTLIWRADGISEVLAALDRGFGSLAIVPVYGDPAQPAIRILVRAVKGGRAPAAICAGLTLRDAAGAPDPYIQQVLSGQAALPWASL
- a CDS encoding hypothetical protein (product_source=Hypo-rule applied; pfam=PF09413; superfamily=54913) → MRELLRTNDVVLVSAVGALLDGANIHHLVLDQNMSIIEGSLGVLPRRILVHEDDNAEARQVLTDAGLAHELRAND
- a CDS encoding octaprenyl-diphosphate synthase (product_source=KO:K02523; cath_funfam=1.10.600.10; cog=COG0142; ko=KO:K02523; pfam=PF00348; superfamily=48576) translates to MAVIVPFESHSTASIDQLVGLVAADMERVNATILSRTGSEVTMIPEVANHLISSGGKRLRPMLTLAMANLTGYSGEGHIKLAASVEFMHTATLLHDDVVDQSELRRGKLSARMLWGNEASVLVGDFLLGQAFRMMVEVGSLRALDILSSAAATIAEGEVMQLAAAKNTATTEDEYLAVIRGKTAELFAAACEVGPVIANRPKAEQTACRSVGMNLGIAFQLVDDVLDYGGKAAKLGKNVGDDFREGKITLPVVLAFRRGNDAERAFWIKALERGEIEDGDLDHAIGLMTKHRALEDTINRAQHYGAMAVDALALFPSSPMKTALEQVVAFCLARSH
- a CDS encoding 4-diphosphocytidyl-2-C-methyl-D-erythritol kinase (product_source=KO:K00919; cath_funfam=3.30.230.10,3.30.70.890; cog=COG1947; ko=KO:K00919; pfam=PF00288,PF08544; superfamily=54211,55060; tigrfam=TIGR00154), which translates into the protein MSALGEDARAKVNLTLRVVGRRVDGYHDLESVVAFADCADRLTLDAGVGLALTTTGPRAQECGDTDDNLVIKAARLLGERVEALTFGSFALDKQLPVAAGIGGGSADAAAALRLLARANHLALDDARLIEVARLTGADVPVCLASQACVMTGIGESLMPLSLPRLPCVMVNPRVPVATKDVFKELGLKSGELRVGVTDVLKAPRWPGNGASINDWVVALAAGTNDLEAPALKVEPVIGEVLSALRDAAGTRLARMSGSGATCFAIFANDADARRAAQTIQLAHPLWWVHAGALS